The Nocardioides panzhihuensis genome has a segment encoding these proteins:
- a CDS encoding peptidoglycan D,D-transpeptidase FtsI family protein, whose product MAQRQVKRKVRRPARRPAPRSTPKATQRRGPVHIRLRVGFILVAMVLSVFGGRLVQLQGIDPHSYAAMAAAENVVDVVLPAERGEILDRDGEALADSADGAMVLADPKQTKKDAPAIAAFLAKELGVDYATALSKLRKDGSRFQYIKRQVPATQATAAVEKAAKEGYQGLWTSRDPLRNYPNGDVAANLVGFLGNDGPLAGLEAAFDNHLAGKDGHAEYDATSPVSGTRMPLGTNNRVAPVDGDDLKLTIDRDLQYYVQQTLMDAVQKSRAESGMAVVIDTQTGEILSLADYPTFDARDPAASPKTLRGSNALSNVYEPGSVQKALTVAGLLDQGLVSPSTRIKVPESYMSGGRPIRDWYPHGVEKLTLAGVIAKSSNIGTVMAADKYAEGQLREYLSAFGLGRRTGLGLDTESAGLLASPEAWNAADEDRIDFGQSVSVNAVQMTAALNAIANGGVRIDPSLIAGSATNNSGVEVGTDTAERTRVVSQEAASQTAEMMERVINDPVNGTAKQAAVPGYRVSGKTGTAQRVNSECKCYDGTNTVSFGGFAPTDDPRFTVYVAIHNPGNGGGGGSVAGPVFSQIMSFALRRYGVAPTGTEPSKMPTGW is encoded by the coding sequence ATGGCCCAGCGACAGGTGAAGCGGAAGGTCCGCCGACCCGCGCGACGCCCCGCCCCACGCTCCACACCGAAGGCGACGCAGCGACGCGGACCGGTGCACATCCGGCTTCGTGTCGGCTTCATCCTGGTGGCTATGGTGCTCTCGGTCTTCGGTGGCCGGCTGGTGCAGCTGCAGGGCATCGACCCGCACTCGTACGCCGCGATGGCGGCCGCGGAGAACGTGGTCGATGTCGTGCTGCCGGCCGAGCGGGGCGAGATCCTCGACCGTGACGGCGAGGCGCTGGCCGACTCCGCCGACGGGGCGATGGTGCTGGCCGACCCGAAGCAGACGAAGAAGGACGCTCCGGCGATCGCCGCTTTCCTGGCCAAGGAGCTCGGGGTCGACTACGCGACGGCGCTCAGCAAGCTGCGCAAGGACGGGAGCCGGTTCCAGTACATCAAGCGCCAGGTGCCCGCGACCCAGGCGACCGCCGCGGTCGAGAAGGCAGCCAAAGAGGGCTACCAGGGACTGTGGACGAGCCGCGACCCGCTGCGCAACTACCCCAACGGCGACGTCGCGGCCAACCTGGTCGGCTTCCTCGGCAACGACGGTCCGCTGGCCGGCCTCGAGGCCGCCTTCGACAACCACCTGGCCGGCAAGGACGGCCACGCCGAGTACGACGCGACCAGCCCGGTCAGCGGCACCCGGATGCCGCTGGGCACCAATAACCGGGTCGCTCCGGTCGACGGCGACGACCTGAAGCTCACCATCGACCGCGACCTGCAATACTACGTGCAGCAGACCCTGATGGACGCCGTGCAGAAGTCTCGCGCCGAGTCGGGGATGGCGGTGGTCATCGACACCCAGACCGGCGAGATCCTCAGCCTGGCCGACTACCCGACCTTCGATGCCCGCGATCCGGCGGCCTCGCCGAAGACGCTGCGCGGGAGCAACGCGCTCTCCAACGTCTATGAGCCGGGCTCGGTGCAGAAGGCGCTGACCGTCGCCGGCCTGCTGGACCAGGGCCTCGTCTCGCCCTCGACCCGGATCAAGGTGCCGGAGTCCTACATGTCCGGGGGGCGCCCGATCCGAGACTGGTATCCGCACGGCGTCGAGAAGCTCACCCTCGCCGGCGTGATCGCGAAGTCCTCCAACATCGGCACCGTGATGGCCGCGGACAAGTACGCCGAGGGCCAGCTGCGCGAGTATCTGTCCGCGTTCGGCCTGGGGCGGCGCACCGGCCTGGGCCTCGACACGGAGTCGGCGGGCCTGCTGGCGTCACCGGAGGCGTGGAACGCTGCCGACGAGGACCGTATCGACTTCGGTCAGTCGGTCTCGGTCAACGCCGTGCAGATGACCGCCGCGCTCAACGCGATCGCCAACGGCGGCGTGCGCATCGACCCCAGCCTCATCGCCGGGAGCGCCACCAACAACTCCGGCGTCGAGGTCGGCACCGACACCGCCGAGCGCACCCGGGTGGTCTCCCAGGAGGCCGCCTCCCAGACCGCGGAGATGATGGAGCGGGTCATCAACGACCCCGTCAACGGCACCGCCAAGCAGGCCGCCGTCCCCGGCTACCGCGTCTCCGGCAAGACCGGCACCGCCCAGCGGGTCAACTCCGAGTGCAAGTGCTACGACGGCACCAACACCGTCTCCTTCGGCGGCTTCGCCCCCACCGACGACCCGCGGTTCACGGTCTACGTGGCGATCCACAACCCCGGCAACGGCGGTGGCGGCGGCTCGGTCGCCGGCCCGGTCTTCTCCCAGATCATGTCCTTCGCCCTGCGCCGATACGGCGTCGCGCCGACCGGCACCGAGCCGTCGAAGATGCCGACCGGTTGGTAA
- the murD gene encoding UDP-N-acetylmuramoyl-L-alanine--D-glutamate ligase: MTEPDDKRLDELGRNDSWEGVKAVVAGFGVSGFAAADNLTHLGASVIALDESPGDEERQEKAKLLGILGADVRLGGGATHVLPDDVDVVVTSPGWRPTAPLLAQARERGIPIWGEVELAWRLRDPDNAAAWLAVTGTNGKTTTVQMLDNILRTAGLRSVAVGNVGLPIVEAVMDPEPYDVFAVELSSFQLHYTSSMAAEAAVVLNIAEDHLDWYPSMKEYAADKGRVYEGVELACVYNVADEATMHLVEEADVAEGARAIGFTLGTPAVGQVGIVEDILVDRAFIEERQTSAAELCQISDLASAAPHYVQNALAAAALARAHGVSQAAVRDGLKSFRPDGHRIEVVAEAGGVTWVDDSKATNPHAAQASLQAYDPVVWIAGGLAKGARFEDLVASVHDRLRAVVLIGQDRDVIAAALAAHAPQVEIADIVTADGPAAIAEAVEIAAALAKPGDTVLLAPGCASQDQFRDYKVRGDAFAEAVRRQL, from the coding sequence ATGACCGAGCCTGACGACAAGCGCCTCGACGAGCTCGGCCGCAACGACTCCTGGGAGGGCGTCAAGGCGGTCGTGGCTGGCTTCGGCGTCTCCGGCTTCGCCGCCGCCGACAACCTGACGCACCTCGGTGCGAGCGTGATCGCGCTGGACGAGTCCCCGGGCGACGAGGAGCGCCAGGAGAAGGCCAAGCTCCTCGGCATCCTGGGCGCCGACGTACGCCTCGGCGGGGGCGCCACCCACGTGCTGCCCGACGACGTCGACGTCGTGGTCACCTCTCCCGGCTGGCGGCCCACCGCGCCGCTGCTCGCGCAGGCGCGCGAGCGCGGGATCCCGATCTGGGGCGAGGTCGAGCTCGCCTGGCGGCTGCGCGACCCCGACAACGCCGCCGCGTGGCTGGCGGTCACCGGCACCAACGGCAAGACGACGACCGTGCAGATGCTCGACAACATCCTGCGGACGGCCGGGCTGCGGTCGGTCGCCGTCGGCAACGTCGGCCTGCCGATCGTCGAGGCCGTGATGGACCCCGAGCCCTACGACGTCTTCGCCGTCGAGCTCTCCTCCTTCCAGCTCCACTACACCTCCTCGATGGCCGCCGAGGCCGCCGTCGTGCTCAACATCGCCGAGGACCACCTCGACTGGTACCCCTCGATGAAGGAGTACGCCGCCGACAAGGGCCGCGTCTACGAGGGCGTCGAGCTGGCCTGCGTCTACAACGTCGCCGACGAGGCCACGATGCACCTGGTCGAGGAGGCCGACGTCGCCGAGGGCGCCCGTGCCATCGGCTTCACCCTCGGCACCCCGGCCGTCGGCCAGGTGGGGATCGTCGAGGACATCCTGGTGGACCGGGCCTTCATCGAGGAGCGCCAGACCTCCGCCGCGGAGCTGTGCCAGATCTCCGACCTCGCCTCGGCCGCGCCCCACTACGTCCAGAACGCCCTGGCCGCCGCCGCGCTCGCGCGGGCGCACGGGGTCTCCCAGGCCGCGGTACGCGACGGGCTGAAGTCGTTCCGCCCCGACGGCCACCGCATCGAGGTCGTCGCCGAGGCCGGCGGCGTCACCTGGGTCGACGACTCCAAGGCGACCAACCCGCACGCCGCCCAGGCCTCCCTGCAGGCCTACGACCCGGTGGTCTGGATCGCCGGTGGCCTGGCCAAGGGTGCCCGTTTCGAGGATCTGGTCGCCTCTGTCCACGACCGGCTGCGGGCCGTCGTCCTGATCGGTCAGGACCGCGACGTCATCGCCGCCGCCCTCGCCGCTCACGCACCCCAGGTCGAGATCGCCGACATCGTGACCGCCGACGGCCCAGCGGCCATCGCCGAGGCCGTCGAGATCGCCGCCGCCCTCGCGAAGCCGGGCGACACCGTGCTCCTCGCTCCCGGCTGTGCCAGCCAGGACCAGTTCCGCGACTACAAGGTCCGCGGCGACGCCTTCGCCGAGGCCGTACGCCGCCAGCTCTGA
- the mraY gene encoding phospho-N-acetylmuramoyl-pentapeptide-transferase — translation MRAILLSGAIALLFSLLGTRFAIVQFTKLGYGQEIREDGPTTHRTKRGTPTMGGVAIVISVVVGYFAAKLLTGDAPSATAYLLLFLLVGMAAVGFVDDFIKVFMQRNLGLRAWSKMVGQTLVAVGFGAVAIHPGLANADGITPAADQLSFIRDFGPHFLGGDGIFYWLGGALLLVIFWIMVTGTSNATNLTDGLDGLLAASSAIVFAAYTIISIWQNNQRCGRPSVEIGTCYEVRDPLDMAILGAAISGACIGFLWWNASPARIFMGDTGSLALGSVLAGFAILSHTEFLLIILGGLFVTETLSVILQTGWFKLTRKLTGTPKRIFRMTPIHHHFEMLGWEQVTVVIRFWIITGLCVAAGLGIFYAEWVATI, via the coding sequence ATGAGAGCGATCCTGCTGAGCGGAGCGATTGCGCTTCTGTTCTCGCTGCTCGGCACCCGATTTGCGATCGTACAGTTCACGAAGTTGGGCTACGGCCAGGAGATCCGCGAGGACGGGCCGACGACGCACCGCACCAAGCGCGGCACCCCGACCATGGGTGGCGTGGCGATCGTGATCTCGGTCGTCGTGGGCTACTTCGCGGCCAAGCTCCTGACCGGCGACGCACCGAGCGCGACGGCGTACCTGCTGTTGTTCCTCCTCGTGGGCATGGCCGCGGTCGGCTTCGTCGACGACTTCATCAAGGTCTTCATGCAGCGCAACCTCGGTCTGCGCGCCTGGTCTAAGATGGTCGGTCAGACGCTGGTCGCGGTGGGCTTCGGTGCGGTGGCGATCCATCCCGGACTGGCCAACGCAGACGGGATCACGCCGGCAGCCGACCAGCTCTCCTTCATCCGCGACTTCGGCCCGCACTTCCTCGGCGGTGACGGGATCTTCTACTGGCTCGGTGGCGCGCTGCTGCTGGTCATCTTCTGGATCATGGTCACCGGAACGTCGAACGCCACCAACCTCACCGATGGCCTCGACGGGCTGCTGGCAGCCTCCTCGGCGATCGTCTTCGCCGCCTACACGATCATCTCGATCTGGCAGAACAACCAGCGCTGCGGCCGTCCGAGCGTGGAGATCGGCACCTGCTACGAGGTGCGCGACCCGCTCGACATGGCGATCCTCGGCGCCGCGATCAGCGGCGCTTGCATCGGCTTCCTGTGGTGGAACGCCAGCCCCGCGAGGATCTTCATGGGCGACACCGGCTCGCTCGCGCTCGGCTCCGTGCTGGCCGGGTTCGCGATCCTGTCGCACACCGAGTTCCTGCTGATCATCCTCGGCGGACTCTTCGTCACCGAGACGCTCTCGGTGATCCTGCAGACCGGCTGGTTCAAGCTCACCCGCAAGCTGACCGGCACCCCGAAGCGGATCTTCCGGATGACGCCGATCCACCACCACTTCGAGATGCTCGGCTGGGAGCAGGTCACCGTGGTGATCCGGTTCTGGATCATCACCGGTCTCTGCGTCGCGGCCGGGCTGGGAATCTTCTACGCCGAATGGGTGGCGACGATCTGA
- a CDS encoding DUF58 domain-containing protein → MREALSGLTVRGRAFLAAGITAVVCGILLDQSTLSRIGMLLVALPLVTAVVAALGRYRLALVRHIEPHLTEAGQPARVELTIANEGRIPTGTLLLEETVPYALGGRPRFVVDRIGFGWRHKLGYQIRSEIRGRFDIGPMRVTVADPFGLVELNRAFQSTVPFTVTPRVVTLPPTPLTGNATSSGDSRPRAFLGGSAEDITVREYRRGDELRRVHWPSSAHLGELMVRREEQPWQARATVFLDNRRSVHRGQGASSSFEQAVVVAASVSVHLVEAGYSVRLVTSAGAAAGSGPAHNQLGAGWHDRDGQADAAALLEALAVVETVHHHRIDASWIGEAGQGGVTVAVLGSLEEEDAGVLRRVRHHTGAALAFALAVDGWSAVHLAPEQRRPSGVPLLVQHGWKAVDLGPGDSLATRWRELGTRGAAAGAGAAR, encoded by the coding sequence ATGCGCGAGGCGCTGTCCGGGCTCACCGTCCGGGGCCGGGCTTTCCTGGCCGCCGGGATCACCGCCGTCGTCTGCGGGATCCTGCTGGACCAGTCCACGCTGTCTCGGATCGGGATGCTGCTGGTCGCGCTGCCGCTGGTCACCGCGGTGGTCGCCGCCTTGGGCCGCTACCGACTCGCGCTCGTACGTCACATCGAGCCGCACCTGACCGAGGCCGGTCAGCCCGCCAGGGTCGAGCTCACCATCGCCAACGAGGGCCGTATCCCCACCGGCACCCTGCTGCTGGAGGAGACGGTGCCCTACGCACTGGGCGGGCGGCCACGCTTCGTGGTCGACAGGATCGGCTTCGGGTGGCGTCACAAGCTCGGCTACCAGATCCGCTCAGAGATCCGGGGGCGGTTCGACATCGGCCCGATGCGCGTGACGGTGGCCGACCCGTTCGGCCTGGTCGAGCTCAACCGTGCCTTCCAGTCCACGGTCCCGTTCACGGTCACGCCGCGGGTGGTCACGTTGCCGCCGACTCCGCTGACCGGCAACGCGACCTCTTCGGGCGACTCTCGGCCCCGGGCGTTCCTCGGCGGCAGCGCCGAGGACATCACCGTGCGTGAATACCGTCGCGGCGACGAGCTCCGCCGGGTGCACTGGCCCAGCTCGGCCCACCTCGGCGAGCTGATGGTCCGCCGCGAGGAGCAGCCCTGGCAGGCCCGCGCCACCGTCTTCCTCGACAACCGACGCTCGGTCCACCGCGGCCAGGGCGCGAGCTCGTCGTTCGAGCAGGCCGTCGTCGTCGCCGCCTCCGTCTCGGTGCACCTGGTCGAGGCCGGCTACTCCGTGCGTCTGGTGACCTCCGCCGGCGCCGCGGCAGGTTCCGGCCCGGCACACAACCAGCTCGGCGCCGGCTGGCACGACCGTGACGGCCAGGCCGACGCGGCCGCCCTGCTGGAGGCGCTCGCCGTGGTCGAGACCGTCCATCACCACCGCATCGACGCGTCCTGGATCGGCGAGGCCGGACAGGGTGGGGTCACCGTGGCGGTGCTCGGCTCCCTCGAGGAGGAGGACGCCGGAGTCCTTCGCCGGGTCCGGCACCACACCGGGGCCGCGCTCGCCTTCGCGCTCGCCGTCGACGGCTGGAGCGCGGTCCACCTCGCGCCCGAGCAACGTCGGCCCAGCGGCGTACCTCTGCTCGTCCAGCACGGCTGGAAGGCCGTCGACCTCGGCCCCGGCGACTCGCTGGCCACCCGCTGGCGCGAGCTCGGCACCCGAGGCGCGGCGGCGGGAGCGGGGGCAGCGCGATGA
- the rsmH gene encoding 16S rRNA (cytosine(1402)-N(4))-methyltransferase RsmH, giving the protein MGVEAVTNQKHVPVMLDRIVDLLAPALADGGVLVDCTTGHGGHTEAVLERIPGSRVIGIDRDTYALGIAGERLTRFGDRWTGVHAVYDEILDVVEGQGLDEVQAVLFDLGVSSMQLDQRERGFAYAEDAPLDMRMDATRGQTAADVLNTYSAADLTRILRDYGEEKFAKKIAYAVVNRRAKVPFTTSGPLVELLYAEIPAPARRTGGHPAKRTFQALRMEVNDELGALRTALPDSLEAVGIGGRVVVESYHSLEDRITKRAFTEATKLDVPHDMPIVPPEAEPSFRLLTRGAEQANEAEIEENPRAASVRLRAVERTKRRTNLPKSTPGATR; this is encoded by the coding sequence ATGGGGGTCGAGGCGGTGACGAACCAGAAGCACGTGCCGGTGATGCTCGACCGCATCGTCGACCTGCTCGCGCCGGCGCTCGCCGATGGCGGCGTCCTTGTCGACTGCACGACCGGCCACGGTGGCCACACCGAGGCGGTCCTGGAGCGAATCCCCGGATCCCGGGTGATCGGCATCGACCGGGACACCTACGCCCTCGGCATCGCGGGGGAGCGGCTGACCCGGTTCGGCGACCGGTGGACAGGCGTCCACGCGGTCTACGACGAGATCCTCGACGTGGTCGAGGGGCAGGGCCTGGACGAGGTCCAGGCGGTGCTCTTCGACCTCGGCGTCTCCTCGATGCAGCTCGACCAGCGCGAGCGCGGCTTCGCCTACGCGGAGGACGCGCCGCTCGACATGCGGATGGACGCCACCCGCGGGCAGACCGCGGCGGACGTGCTCAACACGTACTCCGCGGCCGACCTGACCAGGATCCTGCGCGACTACGGCGAGGAGAAGTTCGCCAAGAAGATCGCCTACGCCGTCGTCAACCGCCGCGCGAAGGTGCCGTTCACGACGAGCGGGCCCCTGGTGGAGCTCCTGTACGCGGAGATCCCGGCTCCGGCCCGTCGCACCGGCGGGCATCCGGCCAAGCGCACCTTCCAGGCGTTGCGGATGGAGGTCAACGACGAGCTCGGGGCGCTGCGTACGGCGCTGCCGGACTCGCTCGAGGCCGTCGGGATCGGTGGCCGGGTGGTGGTCGAGTCCTACCACTCGCTCGAGGACCGGATCACCAAACGGGCCTTCACCGAGGCGACGAAGCTGGACGTACCTCACGACATGCCGATCGTTCCGCCCGAGGCGGAACCGTCGTTCCGCCTGCTCACCCGTGGTGCCGAGCAGGCCAACGAAGCAGAGATCGAGGAGAACCCGCGTGCCGCCTCGGTGCGACTGCGCGCGGTGGAGCGCACGAAGCGCCGGACCAACCTTCCCAAGTCAACCCCTGGAGCGACCAGATGA
- a CDS encoding UDP-N-acetylmuramoyl-L-alanyl-D-glutamate--2,6-diaminopimelate ligase yields the protein MSSAYETADPKSPTRPRVTEPVTLADLAGELGLDVRGEARVTGVTLSSQRVLPGDLYAALPGSRAHGAGYAAAAVEAGAVAVLTDAAGAALLAAQGLGEVPTLLVEQPRKVLGALSAHIYGRPSGKLRLIGVTGTQGKTTTTRLAESALLDAGHRAGVIGTVGTRIGGHDVKTPLTTPEAPDLHGLFGRMVEEGIEACAMEVSSHALVMGRVDGVVFDVAVFLNLGRDHLDFHETVEDYYAAKADLFTPERARLGIVNIDDEHGRRLTAESTIPILTYALHDDTADWRATDVELRPDGSSFTVLGPDGLSFPASSPLAGDYNVSNTLAALASIHHAYASENVVRSVATVLAKGSGVPGRLERVDEGQPFTVVVDYAHKPDAVEAALGTLRPLTRSRLIVVIGAGGDRDTGKRPIMGEISARLADHVIVTDDNPRTEDPASIRRQVLAGATGGTASVEEIGDRRAAIGRAISLAEPGDIVVVAGKGHETGQEINGVTHPFDDREVVRDALAAHRPMR from the coding sequence GTGAGCAGTGCGTACGAGACGGCGGACCCCAAGAGCCCGACCCGCCCACGAGTGACCGAGCCGGTGACCCTGGCCGATCTGGCCGGCGAGCTCGGCCTGGACGTGCGCGGCGAGGCCCGTGTCACCGGGGTCACGCTGAGCTCCCAACGGGTGTTGCCGGGTGACCTCTACGCCGCCCTCCCCGGCAGCCGGGCGCACGGCGCCGGCTACGCCGCCGCGGCGGTCGAGGCCGGTGCGGTGGCGGTGCTCACCGACGCCGCGGGCGCCGCGCTCCTGGCGGCCCAGGGCCTCGGGGAGGTGCCCACGCTGCTCGTGGAACAGCCCCGCAAGGTGCTCGGTGCGCTCTCGGCGCACATCTACGGCAGACCGTCGGGCAAGCTGCGACTGATCGGCGTGACCGGCACCCAGGGCAAGACGACGACCACTCGCCTGGCCGAGAGCGCGCTGCTCGACGCGGGTCACCGTGCCGGCGTCATCGGCACGGTCGGCACCCGGATCGGCGGTCACGACGTGAAGACCCCGCTGACCACGCCGGAGGCGCCCGACCTGCACGGTCTGTTCGGCCGGATGGTGGAGGAGGGGATCGAGGCGTGTGCGATGGAGGTCTCCTCCCACGCCCTGGTGATGGGACGCGTCGACGGGGTCGTCTTCGACGTCGCCGTCTTCCTCAACCTCGGCCGCGACCACCTCGACTTCCACGAGACGGTCGAGGACTACTACGCGGCGAAGGCCGACCTGTTCACCCCCGAGCGGGCGAGGCTGGGCATCGTCAACATCGACGACGAGCACGGCCGCCGCCTCACGGCCGAGTCGACCATCCCGATCCTCACCTACGCCCTGCACGACGACACCGCCGACTGGCGTGCCACCGACGTCGAGCTGCGCCCCGACGGCTCCAGCTTCACCGTCCTCGGCCCCGACGGCCTCTCGTTCCCGGCCTCCAGCCCGCTCGCCGGTGACTACAACGTCAGCAACACCCTCGCTGCCCTGGCCAGCATCCACCACGCCTACGCGAGCGAGAACGTCGTACGCAGCGTCGCCACCGTCCTCGCCAAGGGCTCCGGCGTCCCGGGCCGCCTCGAACGGGTCGACGAGGGCCAGCCGTTCACCGTCGTGGTCGACTACGCGCACAAGCCCGACGCCGTCGAGGCGGCGCTCGGCACGCTCCGGCCACTGACCCGCTCCCGGCTGATCGTCGTGATCGGGGCCGGAGGTGACCGCGACACCGGCAAGCGGCCGATCATGGGGGAGATCAGCGCGCGCCTGGCCGACCACGTCATCGTCACCGACGACAACCCCCGCACCGAGGATCCGGCGAGCATCCGGCGACAGGTCCTGGCGGGCGCGACCGGTGGGACCGCGAGCGTCGAGGAGATCGGCGACAGGCGCGCCGCCATCGGCCGTGCGATCAGCCTCGCCGAGCCCGGCGATATCGTCGTCGTCGCAGGTAAGGGGCATGAGACGGGTCAGGAGATCAACGGTGTCACCCACCCGTTCGACGACCGCGAGGTCGTCCGAGATGCGTTGGCCGCACACCGACCGATGCGCTGA
- the mraZ gene encoding division/cell wall cluster transcriptional repressor MraZ, whose amino-acid sequence MGTYTPKLDEKGRVFLPAKFRDRLAEGVVVTQGQENCLVVWPEDVFMQEAQRAQQTPLTSRDARDYARVLFAGAEQTTPDKQGRIGIPPLLRDYAGIVKDVVVIGVMDRIEIWDPAKWAEYSAGAQAKFADLDESADR is encoded by the coding sequence ATGGGCACGTACACGCCGAAGCTCGATGAGAAAGGCAGGGTCTTCCTCCCGGCAAAGTTTCGAGATCGACTGGCGGAGGGGGTTGTCGTGACGCAAGGTCAGGAGAACTGCCTCGTGGTCTGGCCCGAGGATGTCTTCATGCAGGAGGCGCAGCGGGCCCAGCAGACGCCACTCACCTCTCGGGACGCACGTGACTACGCCCGTGTCCTCTTCGCGGGGGCCGAGCAGACGACACCCGACAAGCAAGGCCGGATCGGCATCCCGCCGCTCCTGCGTGACTACGCCGGGATCGTCAAGGACGTGGTCGTGATCGGTGTGATGGACCGGATCGAGATCTGGGACCCGGCCAAGTGGGCGGAGTACTCCGCGGGTGCACAGGCCAAGTTCGCAGACCTCGACGAGTCAGCGGACAGATAA
- a CDS encoding AAA family ATPase, translating into MTTPFEASSHEAEIETLVRVAGRIRDSIEKVIEGKTDVVDSTLTVLLAEGHLLIEDVPGVGKTQLAKALARSIDCSVRRIQFTPDLLPSDVTGVSIFNQNSREFEFRPGGIFANIVVGDEINRASPKTQSALLECMEEHQVTVDNATYHLESPFMVIATQNPIEMEGTYALPEAQRDRFMARVSVGYPPVASEIAMLANHSASNPLDDLDPVTDAAEIRKLVGVVNQVYVADAVRRYTVALTAATRVNNELVLGASPRASLHLLRAAKAHAALHGREFVLPDDVRRLTGPVLAHRLLPSASAAMHGRSVNDILETVVSAVPVPQT; encoded by the coding sequence GTGACAACGCCGTTTGAGGCCTCATCTCATGAGGCAGAGATCGAGACATTGGTGCGGGTCGCGGGCCGCATTCGCGACAGCATCGAGAAGGTGATCGAAGGAAAGACCGACGTCGTCGACTCCACGCTCACCGTGCTGCTCGCCGAGGGCCACCTCCTGATCGAGGACGTGCCCGGGGTCGGCAAGACTCAGCTCGCGAAGGCGCTGGCGCGCTCGATCGACTGCTCGGTGCGTCGCATCCAGTTCACTCCCGACCTGCTCCCGAGCGACGTCACCGGGGTGTCGATCTTCAACCAGAACTCCCGGGAGTTCGAGTTCCGCCCGGGCGGCATCTTCGCCAACATCGTCGTCGGCGACGAGATCAACCGCGCCTCCCCCAAGACTCAGTCGGCGCTGCTGGAGTGCATGGAGGAGCATCAGGTCACGGTCGACAACGCGACCTACCATCTGGAGTCGCCGTTCATGGTGATCGCGACCCAGAACCCGATCGAGATGGAGGGGACGTACGCCCTGCCCGAGGCGCAGCGCGATCGCTTCATGGCACGGGTCTCGGTGGGATATCCCCCGGTCGCCTCCGAGATCGCGATGCTGGCCAACCACAGCGCCTCCAACCCACTCGACGACCTCGACCCGGTGACCGACGCCGCCGAGATCCGCAAGCTCGTCGGGGTCGTCAACCAGGTCTACGTCGCGGACGCGGTTCGCCGCTACACGGTGGCTCTGACGGCGGCGACCCGCGTCAACAACGAGCTGGTGCTCGGCGCTTCACCACGGGCCAGCCTGCACCTGCTGCGGGCCGCGAAGGCTCATGCTGCTCTGCACGGACGCGAGTTCGTCCTTCCCGACGACGTACGCAGGCTGACCGGTCCGGTCCTCGCCCATCGTCTCCTCCCCAGCGCCTCCGCGGCGATGCACGGCCGCTCGGTCAACGACATCCTGGAGACCGTCGTGTCCGCCGTGCCGGTGCCGCAGACCTGA